ACCTACGAGCCGCTGTGCGTCGTATCGGTGCGTCGAGCGACCATCCTCGTGCTCACCGACAAGGCCGAGTGCGTGTCCGACGGCGATGGCATCCTGCACAGCGCGCACGAGCAACTCCCGGTCCCTTCCGTGGTCCGCCTCACCCGGTATGTGAAGGTGCCCTATCGCACCCATGTCGGACTCTCCCGGCGCGCCATCTTCGCCCGCGACGGCGGCCGGTGTGCGTATTGCCGGGGTTCCGCCGAGACCATCGACCACGTCTTCCCGCGCAGCCGTGGCGGCCTGCACGCCTGGGAGAACGTCGTGGCGGCCTGCGCCAAGTGCAACCACAGCAAGGGTGACAAGACCCCCGCCGAGCTGGGCTGGCGGCTCCATTCGATACCGCAGGCCCCACGCGGGGTCGCCTGGCGGGTGCTCGGGCACCGCACGCCCGACCCCCGCTGGATGGACTGGCTGGACCTGCCCGATCACCACGCCGCCTTGGCCGACGCCGAGGCGGCGTGATCTTTTATCGGGAGTCGACCAGGAACGCGTACACCACCACGTTGTCCGAGTAACCCTGGTCGCCACCGAGCCACCTGCCCCCACAGGTCATCAGGCGCAACGAGGGCCGGCTGTAGTCGCCGTACACGCGGTGCACGGGCAGCCGGTCCTTGTCGTAGTGCTCCACCGAGTTCACCTCGAACACGGCGATCGTGTCGTCCGCCCGGCGTACCTCGATCCGCTGTCCCGGCTTGAGCCGGCCCAGGTCGTGGAAGACCGACGGCCCGGTCCGGGTGTCCGCGTGCCCGACGAACAGCGCCGGCCCGAACTGCCCGGGTGTCGGCCCGCCGTCGAACCAGCCGACCTCGTTGTGCCGTTTCAGCGGCGGCACGTCGATCGACCCGTCACCGGCCCGCCCGACCTCCAACACCGGCGCGTCCACGTCCAGGTCCGGGATGCTCAGCCGCTGCGGCCGGCTCGGGTCGAGCACCGGGAAGGCCCGCGGCGGCGGCTTGTCCGGCTCCTGGAACATCCCGAGGTCGAAGCCGGTCGCCACGCCGAGTCCCATGCCGACCGCGAACAGTCCGATGAAGAACAGGATCAGCGCGATCCAGCCGATGCCGAGCCGCCGGCGCCGGCGGCGACGCGGCCGGCCGGGCTGCACCGGTTTGCGCCGGCTCCGGCCGGCCTGCGACGGCGGTGTCGGCAGCGGCCCGGTCACCACGCCCGGCGGCGGCGCCCCGATCACCTGGGCAGGCTGTTTCCTGGCGACCGCCTCGGGCATGCGCGGCGGTCGCTTCGTCTCCTCCGTCACCGCGGCCTCAGCCCAGCCGCCGGCGGCGGATCGCCAGCCCGGCCAGGGCCAGCCCGGCGAGCATCACGACCAGGCCGCCGCCGACCAGCAGCGGCGCGACCCGCTCCGGGGCCGTCCCGCCGCCGCCGGTGGCCGGCCCGCGGCTCGGCTCCACCTTGGCGACCACGTGCAGGGTGGCGGTCGCGGTCTGTCCGCTCGGGCATTGCAGGGTGGCCTTGTAGTCGCCGGCCGGGGTGTCGCCCGGCACCTTCGCGGTCGCGGTCAGGAACCCGAAGTCGGGCTTGGCCCGGATCGGCCCGATCTCGACGACGGTGACCGTCGCGGGTTTCAGGTTGTCCTCGCAGGAGGCGCGCACCGACACCTGGTCACCGGCGCGCACCGTGCTGGGGTTGAGCTC
Above is a genomic segment from Actinoplanes ianthinogenes containing:
- a CDS encoding class F sortase, whose product is MTEETKRPPRMPEAVARKQPAQVIGAPPPGVVTGPLPTPPSQAGRSRRKPVQPGRPRRRRRRRLGIGWIALILFFIGLFAVGMGLGVATGFDLGMFQEPDKPPPRAFPVLDPSRPQRLSIPDLDVDAPVLEVGRAGDGSIDVPPLKRHNEVGWFDGGPTPGQFGPALFVGHADTRTGPSVFHDLGRLKPGQRIEVRRADDTIAVFEVNSVEHYDKDRLPVHRVYGDYSRPSLRLMTCGGRWLGGDQGYSDNVVVYAFLVDSR
- a CDS encoding HNH endonuclease; translation: MPDIRPTVGSSALVLNATYEPLCVVSVRRATILVLTDKAECVSDGDGILHSAHEQLPVPSVVRLTRYVKVPYRTHVGLSRRAIFARDGGRCAYCRGSAETIDHVFPRSRGGLHAWENVVAACAKCNHSKGDKTPAELGWRLHSIPQAPRGVAWRVLGHRTPDPRWMDWLDLPDHHAALADAEAA